The stretch of DNA ACATCAAATGCTTTCATGACTGTATGCTCAAGATGTGGATCCTTGATTACTAATTCTCATGATTAAATTTCCATACAGTTAAGAGCAACCTCTGCTCTATACATCCTTCACGCCCAAGTGAATTTGACATGAACTGTAAGTGTACCAAAGACAAAATCAGTTGAAAGTCATTATCTTCCTGATTAAGCTTTTAGGTTGAACCGTTCTTTGACATTCAACAATCAAAGGTGACAAACATCTATTttgagaaggaaaagaaaaatatcataaaagaaaGTGCATTGGAGACCAAAACAGGAAAATAATTTCACCTTCATAGGTTCCATCAACTTAAATAACCATGCATGTTCTGAAGAAGGAAGAACTGGCggaattttcattttcttccagTCCATGCTAACTAAATCAGTTGATGCTGAATATTCCCTGATAAGCGCATCAATTTTTTCTACTCTATTAACATCTCTTTTTTTCTGAGCTTGAACAACCACCTTCTCCTTTGCATTCCTTTTCAATGCAATCCTTTTATCAAGACTCAATCGTTTGGCCTTCTTATTCAGGTTTCTAACCACATTATCATCATTTCTGTCATCATGTTCATCACCAACCTTCTTCCTCCTCCGGAATACTCTCTTTGTTTTACTATCTATATCTTCCGTCTTACAAGCATCAGATACGGAGCTGAGTTTGTATATATTTTCAAGTTTGGCTGCAGCTTCATTGTAGTTCACAACCATGGTGAATGGAGTGGTTTCATCAGTAGAGACAGCTCTCACTCTCTTCAGCGATTCATTACTCTTTTCTATCcttttcctttgtttctttgcCGTTTCCACGGGTAGAGGAATTTGCTCCTGAGGTGAAACCAAAGTGGTTTTATTCGATTTATTTCCTTTAAAAGCTACTATTAAGAGTCGCTTATGTGCCTGCTGACGACTGATCAACTTCGCACTCAATCTTAACGGAGTCCTAGCAGCTGAGGTAGAAACAGTAACAACTCCCATGCCAGGTTTCCAAGCCGTGTTTAgagcataaaaaattaaacaatttttcaatGCAGGGATCCTACAAGAGGAGATGAAGTCAATATCAATGAAATTTGCTTAGAACAAAATTACATAACATCTTGATTAACCATCAATGTGGTATCAACATCAACACCAAtatcaatattactaataaaaTCAACAATACAATGAAAAACCAAGATATTGTTTTATCAGACACTAATTATTCCCCGTTACCAATTTTACGATAGAAAAATGGTTTCAATTGAAATACCTACATTAAACTCATTACGAAGACTTCGGCTCAAATTTTTTGCTGTCAGCATTGTTTTAAACAAGAAATTGGTACACCAATACTTCAAAATAACAGCACCAACTAACAGAAATCAAGAAACAATCCTAAAATATAACATGGACAGACTCGCATCGTACACACACCAACGCAACCTATTCAGTGTTAATGAGTTCTAAAACCAATGGAATTTTCACTTTTGTTTGGGAATACTGGCACGGTAAATAATCACATAGAAAGACAATgtttagaagaaaaatgaagTGAAGTAGCAGGGAGCATACTAGCACCTTGAACTGCAATGTTTCCCTGAGTCCACGCAGATTGAATCTACTAGAACGCGTTGAGGTTGTGGTTTCATTAAACGCGAGATTCTAGAAAAAATTCGGTGTCCACAATTTTAAGTCTGAAAAATCACAGACAGATCGAcggtggaagaagaagaggaagctTTGTACGATCGATACGCGTGGACAGAATGTGGCATGATAGAGCTGACATGGCGAAGAAAGTGAATGTGGCGCTTTTGGAATGGGGGAGGAGATATTTGGGGGAAGTGTGGAGCACATGTGGTGCACGTGGTTGGTTATTGGTGGTTGACGAAAGCCTTTGATATTATTGTTGGACCAGTGATGCGTGTGGTGGTGGTGTGTCGACTACGAAACGAAGTTCATGCGCACCATGCATCTCGTTAAAATAGTGATACAAATTGATGTtaggataaaataatttaattaagtttcaatgcattttattttatcgtGTTCAGTCACTTTTTGGTGGAATGGTTTaggattttatttaaaacataggagctcaataaaaataaaattaaataaaatattatttaatttggttatatatatatatatatatatatatatatatatatatatatatatatatataatgtaagaTTGACATCCAATATCATATAATGGAAGTGTAGAACGGAGTAGTCTCAAAAAAGATGACATGAGCAGAATCTATATATCGTTAAAGTTGAGGAGAAAAACAATGATATCCCTTTTGAAGGCGTGAGTAACCAAGGAAAATTCATTTGAGAAATTTGGCAGAATGTTTATCTTTATCTGAATTAAGGTAATTGTTAGA from Vigna unguiculata cultivar IT97K-499-35 chromosome 8, ASM411807v1, whole genome shotgun sequence encodes:
- the LOC114195397 gene encoding RNA polymerase sigma factor sigE, chloroplastic/mitochondrial-like isoform X1, translated to MKPQPQRVLVDSICVDSGKHCSSRIPALKNCLIFYALNTAWKPGMGVVTVSTSAARTPLRLSAKLISRQQAHKRLLIVAFKGNKSNKTTLVSPQEQIPLPVETAKKQRKRIEKSNESLKRVRAVSTDETTPFTMVVNYNEAAAKLENIYKLSSVSDACKTEDIDSKTKRVFRRRKKVGDEHDDRNDDNVVRNLNKKAKRLSLDKRIALKRNAKEKVVVQAQKKRDVNRVEKIDALIREYSASTDLVSMDWKKMKIPPVLPSSEHAWLFKLMEPMKFMSNSLGREGCIEQRLLLTALLQVREDLQAAGKEISDGELADAKSISIVHVRKAIEVGQAARNKLIKHNLRLVLFVINKYFQDFASGPRFQDLCQAGVKGLITAIDRFESKRRLQLSTYSLFWIRHSIVRSITLSSFTRVPFGLDRVRADIHRAKLELTFEHQRSPTEEEVLKRIGISPERYYDVLRASKPILSLHSRHITTQEEFINGITDLDGVDGDNRRQVAVLRLALDDVLDSLKPKESLVIRQRYGLDGKGDRTLGEIAGNLNISREMVRKHEVKALMKLKHPARLDYLRRYVV